In Alnus glutinosa chromosome 7, dhAlnGlut1.1, whole genome shotgun sequence, the sequence cctaaaaaatgaccaaatgtcTTGTCATATCTATTGGTCAAATACGTTATGTCAAATGTAATAACATCCCCGAAGAAATCATACTTCGCCATACTTCATGCTTCAACCCAAAAAACATTTTGTAACATACAATTATTGTCCATATCCATCACAAAGTAGAAGCCACTATTCAACTTTTgcattctattaaaataatcacAAAGTGCCTGAGCACCTCCTTTACCAAGACGAAGTTCTCTTACATTGTTAATATAATTCTGGCAATCTCTCTCGCCAAAGGAAAGACTCTTAAACTCCCCACATTCAAAaactaataaactaaaattcttaCTCAAACGTATTCCTGCTCTATTATTTAGCTCAAGCTTTCTTTTCGCAGcatcatttattttcttattgcttctaaaaaatctcgTTTTGCTCGGGCTTAACGAATGATTATGTTTCAGCTCAACTTTACTCAAAAACCACGTTCCATCATCACATAAATTCGCACAAATCTGGCACCACACCCTGTTCTATTAGTTGCTGGAGTTGGCTTTGCAACATCACCTGTTCTGGTTCACCTTGGAGCTCCACGAGTACATATAACCACTACATAACTTTTTTTACTATTCATTTTTCTCGAGGTTCTATGCGTTATACCAAAACCAGCTTGCTTAGCATGTCCTATAATATGAGCAGACTTCTTCTATTGAACTAAATGTCATTGATTCCTTCGAttcttcaactttctcatcATCTTTTAACACCATGGGTAGTACCACATTTTCTTCCTCATCATTCACCTCTAAATCCGAAATAAACGTCATTAAATCGTTCGGTTCTTCAAATTTTTCACCCACATCTAtccaaaaaagaatacaaagtttgtgtttataaaaaagcctagaataataataaagaagaaaaaaaaaaaaaacacaaccaacTTGGTGGGTCAAAACAAAACTATAACtcaaacaaaaatgataaaaactaACCATTTTGATGGTCATCTTGATGGGTTAAAGCATCGTCAAATTCGCTCTCGTTATCCAATCGTGAACTTGAAGTGTCCATTTAGGAAAGTGCTATATTAAAAAGTACTATAagttaattgaatgaaaaaaatgtgagaatttGTTAATACTAAGTTAGTACTTTAACATTCTACAAAATACAATACAATACAATCATAACAACACGTATTCCATTGTTTGAATAATCTTGGATATCGTCACATAACATCAAATCACCATTATGCATGCTAAGTGATGGGCATAcacaaataaatttcaaaataatcttGGATATCGTCACGTAACATCAAATCATACCTACAAAACAAAGCAGGATAACCAACAACTTAACAACTACTCAACTTCAGCCAAACAACAAAAccataatttttaaatgcaGCAAAGGCTGCAAATTCCACCTATTAACTAGAGCAAAggattttaattaaagtaaggatattattttattttctctcatgtcaCTTCTCTGCTTACCAaaggaaagaaacaaagaaacttTACGTTTTTCTATCCTTCATAGGAAACGCCAAAGATGAAgaagcaatattttttttatcatttcattttcaatttcctttttctttttcatcctTCTTGCCCCTGCATCATGAgcctaaaaattaaagaaaacagACCATTTTACCACATCGTGGGCCTAAAAATTAGTAATTCTATCAACTTTTTTTGCCTGGCAAGAATGGAAAGATATCTGAAATTATCGGGGCAATCTTTCAATCCATTCGTGAGATCCGAATTaaagagagggagaaagagagagcagcACAACGAAAAATTAATTAGCCAAATGGCAGttctcaaaacttttttacatCTTGTAGAGTTAATATTTTGATGTAAATGTTGTTCAAAGGGCTATGTAgttataaattgaaaaatacagGCTTAccccattttaaaaaaatctagaaaatctcttaattttatcACAAAATTTTCATTAGCAAAGCTATcaaatttacattaaaaaaaaaaacaagctaGATAGGGATGAACTTGTAGGGTTTGTGTGCAGAGTACTGCATCTGTAAAGGTGAATCTGTACATCCCTAGTCATAAATATTGAACAAGCAACGCAGAAATAAACCGTATGATGGTGGATTACAACTGTATTAAGTAGTGAAAACACCATCCAACAGATCcgattggagagagagagagccggagtaccttttttttttattttagcgtCACCGGAGACAGATCCGGCAACCAAATCCATTGGAGACAAAACGCCGGTGAAGGATGGCTCGATGGAGGGTGACCAGGGGCGGAGGCACGTTgcatggccccccccccccccccccccccccaaaaaaaaattgacttctaatttttttttttttttttttttttttgtgggttaaTACACCAATGACCCCTGCAAAAAATAATTCAAccccccctaatttttttttttcttaaaagaaaaaaagaaaacccaacaacAGCAGCAAACCATACCAaaaacaagggaaaaaaaaaaaaaaaaaaaacccacagcTATGCAGTGCGCAGCAGATAGGtcctaggaaaaaaaataataatatcagcAGACATGAGACAGCAATCAAATCCTCTCCACACGGCAAATGAAATCACTGAAATGTCAATCAAAAAAATTCACACTTCACAAGAGAAAAGGGGGCAAATTTATctgcttttcagttttcaactCACTCAAATTTTTCTCACTCACTCTCTGTGAAGTATCACCTAAactccaagaaaaagaaaaaaaaaatgaaatagttcAGTCTTAAAAATACCGAGAGGTCAGAGGGGAGAGAACTGAGATCTGAGAGGCTGTGCATCCACCGTCTCACCACCACCAGCGTCCGGTCCAGGCTGTCCATCTAGCCTCGAGACACTGGCTTCTGTCACCGTGAGACACTGAACGTGAGTTATCTCATATCTGCTATTCTGCTCTATGCAACTATGCCATTTTTATTCTGTTCGATCtatgccattttttttctatgcTGTGTAGCCTGTGTTTGAGAGAGGTGTGAGatgacaaatttttttaattgacacTGAGAGTCTGAGACTTTGAGGGAGGCGTGAGGGGAGAAATAAAATTGAGGAAAGGAAGATGATGAAATTAGGATTTAGCTATTTAGGAATATTGTCATTTGACTTATTTGTGGAAGCCAGCACAGCAGGATAGACCTTAGAAGGTCCTAGAAACTTTGACTAATTGACTTCAATGTTTTGATGTGTGGCCATGTGGGACTATCAGACCATGCGtgggacaattttttttttttttttttttttttttaaaaaaaaaaaaagaaaaaaagaaaaaaaaaaaagaaagaccatGCGTGGGACTGTGGGGACTGGGGAGACCGGTTGTAAATGCCAAATGGCCCAAATGGTAATGTCTTTTGTTTGTTGTGGATGTGTGGtggaatttcttttcttttttttttttgatgaaaagaTTCATTCTTTTCAAAGGAGACCAATggactttttttcaaaagagaCCAATGAACTTGTTAGAAGTTCTAGAACGTTTTGATTTTagatttgagattttttttatttttttttaggaatcaaatgattaaaatttcaaatatgattatgtgattaatgtaagaaaataatcaattaataaaaaatgctttgttaatatttatctttgaatgataaaaaaaattttatatttgtttttattatttaattttttttttttcagtatttagtCTAGATAAAATTCTTAAGaagcttacaaaataaatacaaaaaaaaaaaaaaaaattaagtatgcctttttttcttttattgtgttccataatttatttttctaatttattttttattattattattggtttgCAGCATTCAACTAAcacattattgtctttgatttgttttcaagaaacttCTTAAGCTTAAGATAACATTGCTTCACTGAAAGTTACTCATTTTTCTCGTACCCTATTAATTGTACTTAGTTTATTTGtcaagtagtttatatttttttgtgtttactattttggctagattaagatttttaatagttgctttgattattgaatttttttttcttctaatttgatgggttttttgATTTAGTTAATTTTGCGTTGCTTTTTTGGTTGTTAATGCTAATAAAAACtattataagtaaaaaattctaataaaaatctTATATTTCTAGGTactttttggttaatttattaatctataaatttttcttataacTTAGAAAAATATAAGTAGACCAAAAACAATCGAttcattctttaagaaaaaatatgcgAGTCATTCAGAGGTAAATAGTGATACACCTTTAAATAGACCGTTAGCAACAGATCTTAATGCTTCAGTGACTGATGAGCGGCCTTCCAAATGTCCAAGAATCATTCCTGAAGAAATTGATGCCACCTCTTTGCAACATGATCCAGGAAAACGTCCGCAAATATGAGAATTTCCTATAAACTTACAAGATGAAATGCGACGTGCTTATCTTAGAGCTGGCCCATGTCAACCTATTCTTAAACCTACAGAATACCCAGTTTCAGGACCGGAGAATCATCGTCGTCGATTTCAAGCTTCTTGGTTTCAAACATACTCAACTTGGTTGGAGTATTCGGAATCAAAGGATGCTATCTTTTGTCATCCATGTTACATTTTTGCGAAGAAATCAACAGGCTGTCCAGGATCAGATGCATTTACAGTGAAAGGTTTTAAGAATTGGAAAAAGGTGAACGATGGAATGAATTGTCCTTTACTGGGGCATGTGGGGACAGATCCAAATTCACCACATAAAATTGCTGTGAAATGTTGTGAAGATCTGAAGAATTATTCACGGCAATTGGCAAGTTGATTGAAAAACAGTCATTATAAGAAATAGAGAATAATCGATTGCGACTCAAAACCTCAATAGATAGTGTTCGATGGCTAGCATTCCAAGCATGTGCATTCAGAGGTCATGATGAAAGCTCCGACTCAAAAAATCAAGGTAACTTCATTGAATTGATAAAGTTTGTAGCAACTTTTAATGATAAAGTTGATAGAGTTGTGTTGACAAATGCTCCACGGAATGCCAAATATACATCAccccaaattcaaaaagaaattttgcatATCTTTGCAACTAAAGTACGAGATGTGATTCGCAAAGAAATTGGGGATGCTAAATTTTGCATTCTTGTTGATGAAGCTCGGGATGAGTCAAAAAGGGAACAAATGGCaatcattttgagatttgttgataAAGATGGTTTTATTCGAGAGAGATTCTTTCATATTGTCCATGTCAAAGATACTACTGCATTAACTTTAAACAAGAAGATATGTGATGTCCTTTCTTGTAACGACCTCAAGATTCAGAATATTCGAGGTTAGGGATATGATGGAGGTAGTAATATGCGTGGTGAATGGAATGGGCTACAAGCTTTATTTCTTAGAGAATGTCCATATGCATATTATGTGCTTTGCTTTGCTCATAAGTTACAATTAGCTTTGGTTGCAGCGTCTAGAGAAGCAAAATATGTTCATCAATTctttgagaatttgaattttattatcaaCATTGTTGTTAGTTCTTCAAAATGCAATGATGAATTGCAATCTGCTCAAGTTGCTGAGATTGAAAGTATGATTGCTTCTAATGAAATTGAGTCTTGAAGGGGGGGCCAACCAAATTGGTACTTTGCAACGACCTGGAGATACTCGATGGTCTTCTTATTTTAATTCTGTCTGTAGCTTGATAAGAATGTTTCATGCTACTTGTTCAGTTTTCGACACTATCTCAAAGGAGGGAACCAACTATTCTCAGCGCGGTGATGCTGAAGCGGCTTATATGGTATTaacatcatttgaatttgttttgatattGCATTTGATGAAAGAGATTATGGGATTTACTCATTGTCTTTGTCAAGCTTTGCAACAAAattctcaagacattttaaatGCCATGAAATTGGTTTCAACcacaaaatcacttcttcagAATTTGAGAAATGAAAAGTGGGAGCATTTCCTTGATACTGTTaaatcattttgtgaaaaaaatgaaattgatgttCCTGATATGAATGGTCGTTACACTGGAGCTCGAGGTAAATCATGTCGCCAAAATGAAGAATCTTTCATGACAATGGAGCATCATTTTAGAATTGATGTATTTATTGCTGCAATAGACTTCCAATTGCAAGAATTGGATAATAGATTTAGTGAGCATGCAGTGGAACTTCTTCGTCTTAGTGCCCCTTTAAGCCCTCAAGATGCATACAAATCATTTAAGATCGATGATATATGCAGCTTAGTTGAGAAGTTCTATCCTCAAGATTTTACCgagcaagagaaaatcattttgagatttcaattggatCATTATAAGCTTGATGTGCCAAACTTTCAGAATATGTCCACTTTATCTAAGTTGTGCAGAGGATTAGCAATTTCAGGAAAATCAaagatttataatttgattgaCAGGTTGATTCGTCTAGTGTTGACTCTCCCTGTTTCTACTGCTACTACTGAGCGAGCATTTTCTGCCATGAAACTAGTAAAAACTAGATTACGTAGTAGAATGGAAGATGAGTTTCTAGCAAATAATTTGGTAGTTTATATCgagaaagaaattgctaagGATTTCACTACAGAGATGATAATGGATGAGTTTTATTCCATGAAAGACCGCCGACGTTGAGCACAATTCGAAGGAGATATGAagttcttttttggattttttttttgtacatgtctaTAGCAAACTAGAACGCTTTTGTATTCGgaagaaaagttatttttaaatatgattttatagacatgtaacttttgtatacagtTATAACTTATGGTTTACTATGAAGTTAAGTTTAACTGTTTATTaagacttattttttttattattattttacaagcGGGCACACATTagactctatatatatatatatatatatatatatatatatttatttatttatttatttaggtttggtccccccccccccccccccccacaaactaattcctggctccgcccctgaggGTGGTCGACTGCCGAGAGAGAAGTCGTCGAGAGGGACGGGGAAGACCGGTGAGCGAGCGAgcgggggagagagagagaggggggtgACGGTTTCTGACGGAGGAGACAGAACTCCGATGAAGCAGCGTCGAGAAAGGGAAGACCAACGAGCGACGACGGTTACATACAGAAGTtgcatagagagagagagagagagagagagagagagagagagagagaactgctGGAGGGGAAATGAAACCTGTtttcaatccaaaaaaaaaaaaaattaaaaaccactTTACATGTCAGCTTGTTGTGTCGAAGTTGTGTAATAGTAATacagggatcatttctctttcacttatcttttgttcttgttgtttgtttcttttgtgtGTTTTATATTACTTACCTAAGCTtacatttcacttttttttgtAAGGTGTGTTTCAGTTGTAATTGTTATGTTTAGTTGAACattcaagaaaaagagagagagagagagagggagaaagaaaaTATCTCTcttggcccattgttggcccaattTCTTGCTTGTGGTAAATGTTCAAAGACCCAAGCTTATTTTATAGCCATCTGGCTATTTTcttggcccattgttggccTAATATCTTGCTTGAAGCAATGTTTAAGACCCAAGCCCATTTAAACCATTTATTGGCTCTTTTCTCTTGGCCCATTGATGGCCCAATCTCTTGCTTGTGGTAAATGTTTAAAAACTAAAGCCTATTTTAAAGCTATTTGGCTATTTTCTCTTAACCCATTGTTGGCCAAATCTCTTGCTTGAGGTAATGTTTAAGACCCAAGCCTATTTTAAACCATTTGTTGGCTCTTTCATTGGCCCATTGATGGCCTAATCTCTTGCTTGTGCTAAATGTTCAAAGACCTAAGCCCATTTCACCATTTTGTTGGCTCTTTTCTTGGCCCATTGATGGCCTTCATTCCGGCTTTGAggtataatttgaaaatctgggccaattcacaaaaaaaaaaaagaagaagcatatatgaagcaaaagaaaagttgaaagaagttcctcccatcagtttgttggggggggggggggggatgttagagaataaaTCTCTGCAGCAAGTCATCAATTCATGTCATCCACGCCAGTCTGCACAGCAAGCCAAATCTTTGCAGCAAGTCATCAAGCCATCCTTTCTACAGCACGGCAAGCCACCCACGCCATCACCCCTGCCACAATTCACCAAAGCCATTCTTAAATCTGCCTAACCACTCCTCTATCTTAAAAGACCATTTTTAACTATACCTACTTGTAtttctcttttagttttttcttttgtactttGGTATTTAACTTTTGTGAAGTCTATATATTTACCTATCTTGTAACAAAACAATGTAATGAAAATCAGACAAAATGTAGTCCTTTGGTTTACATTcgtattctcttcttcttccctttacAAACATCCATCTcctcttctttatttctaaCACGTCCCATTgcaagtattgattaaattattaaattaaccaattcctataagcttaatcttaggataagtggtgatttatcATGGTATCACTACTTAGAGTAAGCTAATGCCTTCACTCCATTTCTTGGCAGAGTAGAGATCTTTAGTTCGAACCATGTCTATTTTATTtacctttcatttcaattaaatatgtCCAGATGGAGGAGCCAATTTTTGGTAAACCATCACtgggttcttttttttataacattGTATCAACCCTTCTTTGCTAGCCGTGAGATCTAGATTACCGTCTTTTCTATCACATCATGCACTGAATTATAAACTGTGATAATTACTCGCTTGTAATCATGAATCTATCAAAATCAAGGAATCATTGTAGATTCCATGATCCACTTCTTCCTGTAATCAATCGAGATGTTAGCACTACAAAGTGTTCCAACTTGAAATCACCccattatcttttttttttttttttttttttaagaatgcAGCAAGTGATGTCTTCTTATTGAGAAAATACAATTCGAACAATCATCTATTTAGTGAAAGCTTGAGGACAATTAGATGATTTTGGTTGTATTTTCATTGCTAAGTATTTTGGACTCAGTTATATTTATATAGAGAAGTTGTACAAGAGTAAAACCCAATGGGTAAAGGCaaagttatataaaatataaaactagcTGAATATGTATACGTTGGGAACTAACAAAGCCAAGGGtccatttgggtttgcgattttaaaaagtatgatttgaaaaagtgatttttaaaaacccaaTTAAGTAtttagcaaaatcgcagtttagcctttaaaattttgtattttcaaaaaagcaccatcttacctacgatttgaaaaatcagattttatgcattttcaaatcgcaatttttaaaaacgtagttccTAAACGATTTATGatctacgatttggtttaaaatcgcacttattgtctatgaaatcgcaatcttaAATGCACTCTAAGTAACCAATACAACTACATGTTTTCTACTAGTCACATATCTTCCTTGAATCAAGGCTGTTGAATAGCCGCATATCTTCTTTGAAGTAAGGATGGTGACAACTGTAACTCACCATGTTTGGGTGGCTGATTGAAGAGCTGAAGCTGACTCTGTTCTGTAGATGATGAAGTGGAGGTTTATATGTGGAGCTTACTGATGTGGAGGTTGTTTCTCTAACAATGTAAGAGACGATTGTAAGTGATTTTGTACAAGTTTAACCATCACAAGACctatcaaaatatattttgtacaaGTTATTTCTTAATTCATAGTGGAGGGTCAATATATTGATAGGTCTAAAAGATAAATTCAAATTCCTATGGTTTGATCAGTACACTAATCAACTAAAGGAATCGATGAATTATTAGAGGACCATATTACATACCAATATGCCCGGTTGCTAAAAGAGTCCAAAGAAACCTAAAAAGATGCACATATGGCTAAACCTATACCAGGCCTAAGACTAACATCAGGATGCACCACTACTCCTATGAAGTAGACCATAGACGATCCCCTCTCTGGCTTAGGGTTCCAAGCACAGCTTCCTTTATATTTCTCACTAGCACACTCAGTGAGATTATTTTTTCCCATTTTATTAGCTTTTAGTAAGCTTTCCCTCCCCGTCAGCTAAGGCTTTACTAATTTGAGTGTTGAAATGCCTCCAGTCTCCGACCCTCAAGTCTTCTGACAACCCCTCCCTTATTTTGTAGGTGTGGGTGGAGCCATTTCCTAAAAGGTGGTGCCACTATGGATGTTTCTTGCATCAACACATAAAAAGGCCCTATATTCCTCATTTGATTGTAGCAATTACCAAAGAATATTTCTACGTTATATGAAGAACACTCATAAATATGAGTCCCTCTTTTGAAATATCTTTTGTATAAAGATGGGCAAAGCATAACCTAAAGCATGAAGCTTCTAATAACTTTAGGTTTCAAAAGTAATGTTTGAATTACCTTTTAcctaagttatatatatatatatacactacaagcaattttttttattgttttctctcacttcctttccttctttcacactctctctccttttttctttcacaCACTTTTCcacagaaaataatatttaaagaaaataaagagtagaatagagaatctgttaaaaagagtataataataataaaaaaagtagctaaaataaagaattgtacttttttaataactactttgactattattgctggagatgctcaacatctccaacagaataggcaaatggctcataatagtcaaatttgactatgaTGAGTCATTTTTCGTCTCCAGCAGAATatatagaataattttttttttcctatagtGTGAATAGGGAGCATTTCCAGTAATAATAGCCAAATTaactattgaaaaagtacaattCTCTATTGTAGCTATTGTCTTTTCTATACTCTAACATATTTTCCattctactctttattttctttaaatattattttgtgtggaatagagaatgaaagaaaaaggaaaagagagagtgtgaaaaaaaaggaaaggaagagagaacaATAACAAATTATTTGTAGTGTAAATAGTGAATATGCTATTTTGCCTATTAATTATTtacattagaagaaaaaaaaaatgatattctaCATATTCTGCTGGTGACGAaaaatggctcataatagtcaaatttgactattataagCCATTTGACTATTCTGTTGAAGGGATCTGGCTTGcatgcggtagttttaaactaccgcatgcaTGTTGTAGTGGAAAATAGTACCGTTTTTCACAAAATGGTACCAttttctacttaaaaaaaatttgcaaaacttaaacttaataataaaaaatttattaaaacttaagaattataaaaataataacaattaaaaacaaaaaatattaaaacctaaaaaaacaaaggagtggccgaccaccccattattggccaaggagccacccccaaaaggccaaaaaacaaaaaagaaaaaaagttcgagttttggggggtggccggaccatcCCCAAAGGCCTTGGGGGTGACTCGACCACCCCCAGATAACCACCCCCAAATCGGCCATAGGGGGTAGTCGAAACAACTCCCATGCCCTTAGGGGTGGTCCCGCCACCCCCGAAAACCtaaacattttgttttttttttttttttgtttttttggccttttgggggtggctagaccacccccaaagccaaTTTGaggtggttcgtccacccccTTGACCgataatggggtggccggccacccccttgggcaaTGCCGACTAccccttatgttttttttaggttttaattttttttgtttttaattattattatttttataatttttaagttttaataaatttttcattattaagtttaagttttacAAATTCtttaagtggaaaacggtaccatTTTGTACCGCATGCAAGTCAGATTcatgctggagatgctctaataGGCTATTTTGCCTATTCACTCTTCACAatacaaagaattttttttttcttattttctctttcccttttaATCTTTTACTCTCTCATTCTTTTACACTTTTTCcgacataaaataatattt encodes:
- the LOC133873313 gene encoding uncharacterized protein LOC133873313, with the protein product MRRAYLRAGPCQPILKPTEYPVSGPENHRRRFQASWFQTYSTWLEYSESKDAIFCHPCYIFAKKSTGCPGSDAFTVKGFKNWKKVNDGMNCPLLGHVGTDPNSPHKIAVKCCEDLKNYSRGHDESSDSKNQGNFIELIKFVATFNDKVDRVVLTNAPRNAKYTSPQIQKEILHIFATKVRDVIRKEIGDAKFCILVDEARDESKREQMAIILRFVDKDGFIRERFFHIVHVKDTTALTLNKKICDVLSCNDLKIQNIRASREAKYVHQFFENLNFIINIVVSSSKCNDELQSAQVAEIEIFDTISKEGTNYSQRGDAEAAYMVLTSFEFVLILHLMKEIMGFTHCLCQALQQNSQDILNAMKLVSTTKSLLQNLRNEKWEHFLDTVKSFCEKNEIDVPDMNGRYTGARGKSCRQNEESFMTMEHHFRIDVFIAAIDFQLQELDNRFSEHAVELLRLSAPLSPQDAYKSFKIDDICSLVEKFYPQDFTEQEKIILRFQLDHYKLDVPNFQNMSTLSKLCRGLAISGKSKIYNLIDRLIRLVLTLPVSTATTERAFSAMKLVKTRLRSRMEDEFLANNLVVYIEKEIAKDFTTEMIMDEFYSMKDRRR